From one Anabas testudineus chromosome 21, fAnaTes1.2, whole genome shotgun sequence genomic stretch:
- the tfdp1a gene encoding transcription factor Dp-1a — protein MAKDAGLIETNGELKVFIDQNLSPSKGVLSLVTVQPTAAPVAKQLLPKTLGPSNVNVAAHMQHLPHMVIGTPQRPTVSNTILVNSPHTPSSQFLTQSQPADASPWSSGKRGKKGEKNGKGLRHFSMKVCEKVQKKGVTTYNEVADELVAEFSSSDNHMSPNDSHVYDQKNIRRRVYDALNVLMAMNIISKEKKEIKWIGLPTNSAQECQNLEVERQRRLERIKQKQSQLQELILQQIAFKNLVQRNRQSEQQANRPPPPNSIIHLPFIIVNTSKKTVIDCSISNDKFEYLFNFDSMFEIHDDIEVLKRMGMACGLEVGKCSPEDLKVARSLVPKALEPYVIEMAKGPISNVYITGGSSSNGARYPASSDGCPDGTMASSSNDSHYSGSRVETPVSYMGDDDDEDEYDENDDED, from the exons ATGGCTAAAGAT GCTGGTCTGATTGAAACAAATGGAGAGCTGAAGGTTTTCATCGATCAGAATCTGAGCCCTAGCAAAG GTGTCCTCTCTTTGGTTACTGTCCAGCCTACAGCAGCCCCTGTGGCTAAACAGTTACTGCCCAAAACACTTGGGCCATCCAATGTGAACGTTGCTGCACACATGCAACATTTACCACACATG GTGATTGGAACACCACAGAGGCCTACGGTATCAAATACCATTTTGGTTAACAGTCCACACACGCCAAGTTCCCAGTTTCTCACTCAGAGTCAACCAGCCGATGCCTCTCCTTGGTCATCAGG aAAGCGGGgtaaaaaaggggaaaaaaatgggAAGGGCTTAAGACATTTCTCCATGAAAGTGTGCGAGAAGGTGCAGAAGAAAGGAGTTACCACCTACAATGAAGTTGCAGATGAACTCGTTGCAGAATTCAGCTCTTCAGACAACCACATGTCACCTAATGACTCG CATGTGTATGACCAGAAGAACATTCGGCGGCGTGTCTACGATGCACTTAATGTGCTCATGGCCATGAACATtatttctaaagaaaaaaaggaaatcaaatgGATTGGTTTGCCCACCAACTCAGCACAGGAGTGCCAAAACCTAGAG GTGGAAAGACAAAGGCGGCTGGAAAGGATTAAGCAGAAACAATCACAGCTTCAGGAGCTCATACTGCAG CAAATCGCTTTTAAGAACCTGGTTCAGCGGAACAGACAGTCAGAGCAGCAAGCAAACAGACCTCCACCTCCCAACTCGATTATCCATCTTCCTTTTATTATTGTCAACACCAGCAAGAAAACTGTCATCGACTGCAGCATCTCCAATGACAA GTTCGAGTATTTGTTCAATTTTGACAGCATGTTTGAGATTCACGATGACATTGAGGTGCTGAAACGTATGGGGATGGCCTGTGGTTTGGAGGTGGGAAAGTGTTCTCCAGAGGATTTGAAGGTTGCGCGGAGCCTGGTGCCCAAAGCTCTCGAACCATATGTCATAG agaTGGCAAAGGGTCCTATCAGTAACGTCTACATCACTGGAGGGTCATCTTCAAATGGAGCCCGTTACCCTGCAAGCAG TGATGGCTGCCCTGACGGCACCATGGCCTCCAGCTCGAATGACTCTCACTACAGTGGGTCTCGTGTGGAGACCCCAGTGTCGTACATgggggatgatgatgatgaggatgagtACGATGAGAACGACGACGAAGACTAA